The segment TGCTTCAGAATTGATACAAGCGGATgtgtagcatccatatttacctcCATGAACACGGCGTGCATGTGGGTCACTTCAGGATCACACACTGTTCACACTTTAAAAGGTTTATGGTTGAATGTGGTCCATCAGGCCCTGGAACCCGTTTAATGTGCTGACAGTGAGTCTGTGTGCCCCTGCAGGAGGGGGTGGAGCGTCCCCTGCTGAGTCGCTGGGCGCAGTACCTGGCTGGCAGGTCGGACGACGACCTGTGCGCCTCACCTGAACTCAAAGTTCTGCTGCGCGGAGGCGTTCCACAGGAGTACCGACAGAGAGTGTGGCGCTGGGTGGTCCGGGCCAGAACCAGGACGATCAGGGAGCACCATCCTCAGCGCTACGAGCAGGTACATGAGGCCAGCTGTCCACACTTGTCCACACCTGTTCACAGGTACGTAATCCAGTTTATGTGTTTGCAGTTGTGTGAGAAAAGCAGGACGTCTCCTCATCCAGTCTCCCGCCAGATCCAGCTGGACCTCCACCGCACCCTGACAACCAATCAGCATTTCTCATCCCCCTCCAGCCCCACCCTCCAGCAGCTTCGTCGCGTCCTGTTGGCCTTCTCCTGGCAGAATCCTGCCATTGGCTACTGCCAGGGACTCAACAGGTCTCACCTGCTCAGAAAACACCTGTCTGTCTTAAAACTGGACCGGAGGACGGCGGCAGTCCAACCTGCTGCAGAAGGTGTGGTCATGTGATGTGATTCTGTGATGCCCTGTGTGTCTCTCAGGTTGGCGGCGATCGCTCTGCTCGTCCTGCAGAGTGAAGAAGATGCTTTCTGGTGTCTGGTGGCGGTGGTAGAGGCCATCATGCCTCAAGACTACTACACAAAAAATCTGGTGGCCTCTCAGGTGAGAAGTCCCGCCCACCTGCTCACCTGAGTTCTTTATATAATGATAACCAGGTAGAGTCAGTAACTGATGGTGTGTTCAGGCGGACCAGCGGGTGCTAAAGGACTTCCTGCTGGAGAAGCTTCCCCGGCTTGCAGCTCACTTTGAGGGTCACAACATCGATGTGTCCCTCATCACCTTCAACTGGTTCCTGGTGGTTTTTGTGGAGAGTCTGCCCAGTGACATTCTGCTGCCGCTGTGGGACGCCTTCCTGTACGAGGGCACCAAGGTATCCTGAACGCACCACAACTGACACAGAAAGCAGCACCTGAACGCACCACAACTGACACAGAAAGCTGCACCTGAACGCACCACAACTGACACAGAAAGCTGCACCTGAACGCACCACAACTGACACAGAAAGCAGCACCTGAACGCACGACAACTGACACAGAAAGCTGCACCTGAACGCACCACAACTGACACAGAAAGCAGCACCTGAACGCACGACAACTGACACAGAAAGCAGCACCTGAACGCACCACAACTGACACAGAAAGCAGCACCTGAACGCACCACAACTGACACAGAAAGCTGCACCTGAACGCACCACAACTGACACAGAAAGCAGCACCTGAACGCACGACAACTGACACAGAAAGCTGCACCTGAACGCACCACAACTGACACAGAAAGCTGCACCTGAACGCACCACAACTGACACAGAAAGCTGCACCTGAACGCACCACAACTGACACAGAAAGCTGCACCTGAACGCACCACAACTGACACAGAAAGCTGCACCTGAACGCACCACAACTGACACAGAAAGCTGCACCTGAACGCACCACAACTGACACAGAAAGCTGCGCCTGAACCACCACAACTGACACAGAAAGCTGCACCTCAGctgaattatcttttttttgtattttaacacaattagtGCTAAAAGTTCAGGAGTCATGAAATTTACCGCCTGAAATAATTttattggacttttttttaatcgtccagagtctttgagacagTTTCAGCCTTTGTTGTGTAACTGTGTAGTATTtcactgtgtgtgatgtttgaAATGTTTGTCAGCTGGGGGCTTTGTTCTGCAGGTGATCTTCAGATATACTCTGGCTCTGTTCAAATACAAAGAAGATGACATCCTGAAGATCCACGATGGCGTGGAGATCTACCAGTACCTTCGCTTCTTCACCAAGACCATCTCTGACAGCAGGTATGGACTCACCTGCTCCGcccacaaacctgcagcaggattGTTTACAGCAGTAAAAGTAACGGGTCTTTTCTTGTGAGGAACCAAATAGTTTAATGTCTTTAAACTtgaatcagttttaaaaagagaacTTTAAATCAACATGATAGCCCTTTTAGGATAGAGCAGCATCAAACTGAAATATTCAAGCCAAGTAAAAGTACTTTATCATGGTAACAAAGTGCAGTTGTTGAGTGAATGTATTTAGTTACAGATTAGAAGGTCCTGACATGCTGGTGCAGAGATCAATAATTCCCTGTTTTAATCATCTTTCTGAAGTGTTTCAGTCAGTTTGACTTGTTCCATCACTGTTCCTCCGCCGTCTGATGACATCACTTCTTTTGTGTATGTAGGAAGCTAACAAGCATCGCCTTCAACGACATGAACCCGTTCCCAGGCCGCCTGCTGAGGAACCGCCGCGCGCTGCACCTGGAGCGCCTGCAGGGGGAGCTGCGCgagctggaggagcagcagaaggAGTTTGTCGTGGAGAAAACAGAGCGTAAAGACAAGGAGCTGGACATGGTGGCGAGCGAAGACGATGATGAACTCTGATCCTAGAAGAAGCTTCATCCAACGCTCTGCTCAGGGTGTGATGGAGTGAGTTCCTAGGAACTAGTGATTTCATCTGAAGTCGGTTTCCTGCTGGTCACATGGTCACTGACATGTTTCATTTATACAGGTCAtgaattttcttaaaaaaaactttcataaaaaataaaatcagctcTATGTAAACATGTAGATTGTAATGAAACTTTATCGATCGTCCCAGAGAAATAACCGGTTCCACCAGGACTGACATCGACCCAGCAACactttaatgtgtttaaatgctGAAACTTTAGTCATTTGCAGTTCTTTTACACTGTGGTGCTGATTCTGGTACTACAGCAGAACCTGAGGGGTGTAGCTGaccacatccatccatcatccatccatcatctatccatcatctatccatcattcatccatcatccatccatcatctatccatcatccatccatcatctatccatcattcatccatcatctatccatcattcatccatcatctatccatcatccatctatcatccacccatcatctatccatcatccatccatcattcatccatcatccatccatcatctatccatcatctatccatccatcatctatccatcatctatccatcatccatccatcatctatccatcattcatccatcatctatccatcatccatctatcatccacccatcatctatccatcatccatccatcattcatccatcatccatccatcatctatccatcatctatccatccatcatctatccatcatctatccatcatccatccatcatctatccatcattcatccatcatctatccatcatccatctatcatccacccatcatctatccatcatccatccatcattcatccatcatccatcatccatccattcatcatctatccatcatctatccatcatctatccatccatcatccatccatcatctatccatcattcatccatcatccatccatcatctgtccatccattatccatccatcatctatccatcatctatccatccatcatccatccatcatctatccatcattcatccatcatctatccatcatccatctatcatccacccatcatctatccatcatccatccatcattcatccatcatccatccatcatctatccatcatctatccatccatcatctatccatcatctatccatcatccatccatcatctatccatcattcatccatcatctatccatcatccatctatcatccacccatcatctatccatcatccatccatccatcatctatccatccatcatccatccattcatcatctatccatcatctatccatcatccatctatcatctatccatcatctatccatcatctatccatcatccatctatcatccacccatcatctatccatcatccatccattcatcatctatccatcatctatccatcatccatctatcatctatccatcatctatccatcatccatctatcatccacccatcatctatccatcatccatccattcatcatctatccatcatccatccatcatctatccatcattcatccatcatctatccatccatcatccatccattcatcatctatccatcatctatccatcatccatctatcatccacccatcatctatccatcatccatccatccatcatctatccatccatcatccatccattcatcatctatccatcatctatccatcatctatccatcatccatccatcatctatccatcattcatccatcatctatccatccatcatccatccattcatcatctatccatcatctatccatcatccatccatccatcatccatccatcatctatccatcatctatccatcatctatccatcatccatctatcatctatccatcatctatccatcatccatccatcatctatccatcatccatccatccatcatccatccatcatctatccatcatctatccatcatctatctatcatctatccatcatctatccatcatccatctatcatccacccatcatctatccatcatccatccatccatcatctatccatccatcatccatccattcatcatctatccatcatctatccatcatctatccatcatccatccatcatctatccatcattcatccatcatctatccatccatcatccatccattcatcatctatccatcatctatccatcatccatctatcatccatccatcatctatccatcatccatccatccatcatccatccatcatccatctatcatctatccatcatctatccatcatccatccatccatcatctatccatcatctatccatcatctatccatccatctatgcatccatcatccatccatcatctatccatcatccatccatccatcatccatccatcatccatctatcatctatccatcatctatccatcatccatccatccatcatctatccatcatccatccatcatctatccatcatccatccatccatcatctatccatccattatccatccatgaTGGTGGATGAATAAAACGCTCTATAAGTACAGTTTGTTTAATATTCTCATTGGTCAGTCTTTAAGCTGCTAaaattactatatatatatatatatatatatatatatatatagaatatatagTATAAACACCTTATCGATACGGTTTTGATAAGGTGtctgtttacataaaacataaattagaTTTCACAATCAATCAGCTACTCAGTACTTGAGTAGTTTTTTGGATGAGTACTTTTTACTTCTACTTGAGTAATGTTTTGAAGTAAAGCTCTCTGACCTGGGTACCATTTTGGCTACTCTACCCACTTGTGGTGTTGTTGCAGTAATGTGCTTACCTCACCACGTGGCGGTTGTAAACAGGAATCGTGATGTTACATCATGGACATTCTGTTTGTTCAGCTCAAATAAATTCTTCTGTGTtactgttcttcttcatctCCAAACAAAACTTCTGGATACTAGTCAACCACCAGAGGACAATCCAGAGGTTTTGGATTGGGTCTTCATATTCTTCTTTATTcgtttatttattgattgaatCATGGGAGCCTCTGAGACGGAAACCAGGTGTGTAATTCCAGTGATGACCAGCAGGTGGAGCAGTCTG is part of the Melanotaenia boesemani isolate fMelBoe1 chromosome 7, fMelBoe1.pri, whole genome shotgun sequence genome and harbors:
- the tbc1d2 gene encoding TBC1 domain family member 2A isoform X5, encoding MKLSDQVTSCLSDPRHPSSSSAEVLTSESFKQLQQQIENLKDDIEAHKIQNKFLNSEIYQLTKLWRKSSEQQKSLMVKCAYLEATNCQMESRYLGVLRKLQETKSLEPGQREAVQKMIEDALRGELSSVIHLSSDRSHDKYGFKIIPDYEVEDMKLLAKIQALEIRSHNLLHQEGVERPLLSRWAQYLAGRSDDDLCASPELKVLLRGGVPQEYRQRVWRWVVRARTRTIREHHPQRYEQLCEKSRTSPHPVSRQIQLDLHRTLTTNQHFSSPSSPTLQQLRRVLLAFSWQNPAIGYCQGLNRLAAIALLVLQSEEDAFWCLVAVVEAIMPQDYYTKNLVASQADQRVLKDFLLEKLPRLAAHFEGHNIDVSLITFNWFLVVFVESLPSDILLPLWDAFLYEGTKVIFRYTLALFKYKEDDILKIHDGVEIYQYLRFFTKTISDSRKLTSIAFNDMNPFPGRLLRNRRALHLERLQGELRELEEQQKEFVVEKTERKDKELDMVASEDDDEL